The nucleotide window TAATAAAAAATTTATATCTTTCATTTTTTACCAACTCTCTAATATAATTTAGTAAGATAAGAGAAATTAAAATCTCCTTCAAAGACTACAATAGAGCAATTGTCTACTTTAAATTTCCAATATGTATCTAAAGTCCCTGAAACAAAATAGCTGATTATACAATTTATTATTCCCCAATGAGAAATAACAAGATTATCTTTTGTATAATCCAAAGTTTCTAAAAATGAAACAGCCCTCTCAAACATTTCTTTTGGACTTTCTCCTGTTATATAGTTAAAAGTTTTCCAATTTCTTTCCATTTCCTTTACTTCATTAGGAAATTTTTTAGAAATTTCTTTAAATGTTAAACCTTCAAAAGCACCAAAATTTATCTCTTCCAGTCTATTATCATAGATTATTTCTTTATTTAGATAATTACAAATTTCTGCTGTTTCTCTAGCTCTTTCTAAAGGACTAGAATAGATACAATCATAAGCTATATTTGAAAGTTTTTCCTTTGCCATATAGGCTTGTTTTATCCCCAAGTCATTTAGAGGTGGATTTAACTTTCCAAAATATAGATTTTGAGCATTCATCTCTGTCTGTCCATGTCTTACTAAAATTAATTTTCCCATAATATTAACCTAAAAAAAAGAAGGAACAACTAAAAGTAAGAAGATATATAGAAGACCAGATATTTCAAGTAAAGCTCCTAAAGTATCTCCAGTTATACCACCAATTTTTCTTTCCATTAATTTTGAAAAAGAATAAGCAAATAAAGCTGATAATCCAACAATAAAAGTTATTCCAAAAACAGGTTGAAGTATATCATTCATAGGTACATAAGCAGGATAGAATACAAGAGGTGCAACTAATAATCCTATTGTATATAGAAGAGTTATAATTGCTGCAACTATAACTCCATTAACTTTTGTATTATCAACAAAAGTTTTTCCCATTCCACTTCCT belongs to Fusobacterium periodonticum ATCC 33693 and includes:
- a CDS encoding histidine phosphatase family protein; amino-acid sequence: MGKLILVRHGQTEMNAQNLYFGKLNPPLNDLGIKQAYMAKEKLSNIAYDCIYSSPLERARETAEICNYLNKEIIYDNRLEEINFGAFEGLTFKEISKKFPNEVKEMERNWKTFNYITGESPKEMFERAVSFLETLDYTKDNLVISHWGIINCIISYFVSGTLDTYWKFKVDNCSIVVFEGDFNFSYLTKLY